DNA from Anaerolineae bacterium:
TTGGTGGCCCGTCACGGCCACGTGGGCATGGTGGGCGAGGGGGTGAACGACGCCCCGGCGCTGGCAGCCTCCACGGTGGGGATCGCCATGGGAGCGGCCGGGTCTCACGCCACGCTGGAGACGGCGGACGTGGTGCTTATGGCCGACGATCTGGCCCGGCTGCCGGGGCTGATCCGGCTGGGCCGGAGCGCCAGGCGAACCATAGCCGTGAACGTGGGCGTGGCCCTGGCCATCAAGGCACTCTTCCTAGCGCTGGCGGTGGCGGGGGTGGCTACTCTCTGGATGGCCGTGTTCGCCGACGTGGGCGCTTCGCTGCTGGTCATCTTCAATGGAATGCGGCTGCTGAGAGCGGAAATCTAGGGGCGCCGGGGCGGAGCGTTCTACGCCCATTCTGTACAAAGGGCGATGAGCCTCGGGCCGCGAGGACCCGGGGCTCATCGCTTGCTGTCCCTCCGCTCAGTCCAACTCTCAGCCCTCGACGATTACCTCCACTCCTTCTTCCGCCGCGAGCTGGCGGGCGAAGGCCTCCGCCTCCTCTCGGGTGTCCAGGGTCTTGGTGGCGCAGCGGGCTCCCTCGCGCTTCACTGCCCAGGTTCCATCTCGGCGCGCCGACACCACCACGTTCTTCTTCACTGCTTCCTTCTTGGCCACACGTCCCTCCGACGCAGAGGTTCCTAGGGAGCGCGGCAGCTAGCCGCGTCTCTCCCTTCCTGGTGGCCATGCAAACGTTGTGCCGGCGGCCACCCGGTGGGGCAGGTCACCACTTCTTGAAGATGACAAACACCGCCGCCACGATGAGCAGGAAGCCCAAGATGTAGTTCCACCGCAGGCTCTCTTTGAGGTAGAGAACGGAGAAGCCGGAGAAGATCACCAGGGTAATGGCCTCCTGCATGGTCTTGAGCTGAGCGGCGGAGAACTGGCCATGACCGATACGGTTGGCAGGCACCTGAAAGCAGTACTCAACGAAGGCGATCATCCAACTGATAACGATCACCCGCAAGAGAGGCGCCGACTTGTACTTGAGGTGGCCGTACCAGGCCAGGGTCATGAACAGGTTGGAGACGGCCAAGAGCAGAACCGTCTTCACGCGGTGCCCTCCACGCCGCTCGGCACAAGGTGGCGGCATTGCATCGAGGATGGAATGCGCACGGAGCAGAGGACCCGCGGCTGGCGCGCCCCCTAAGGCAACCGCCGCTGTCGGCTCTGTCGTCGGCGAGTAGATAGTATACGCTTCCTGGCCACATCCGCTAGAGTCGGTAGGACGCGATTACGGCTTTCTCAAAGTCGAGCCACCGTTGGGCGAGCTGCCATCTGGCGCGGGCCAGGAACCGCCACTGGCCAGCCAGCAGGCATGGAACACAGACGCTGCAGCCCCCGATAGCGCCCAGCCCGGTCCCGACAGTCATCTCTGGTGGCCTGCTCCAGGACCCTGTCAACGCCCTAGCCGTAGGGGCGAACCTCGTGTTCGCCCGCAGCATTCTCCGGCAGTCACCTCTGCTGGCCTGCCCCAGGACCCTGTCAACGCCCTAGGACGCCATTTCGGAGGCGTTGTCATGGCGAAGCGGAGGGCCTATGCTTGGGGTCGGGCGCACCCGAAGGCGGTGCATATTGAGTCGCCTGAGGTATGTGTGGCCAGGCGCGTTGATGAGCGGAGACAGGGCCTCCGCCGTCGGCGTTGCCGGTGTTGGTGTCGGTGTTGGGAAAAGTCATAGTGAAGGAGATAAACCGTGTCAGACCCAATCGTCTTTGTGGCTGTGCACAAGGTCAAGCCGGGCAAGGTTGACGGCTTGCGAGCGATGAGCCCGGAGCTCACGGAGGCCTTCAGGGCTGGAAAGCCTCAGACTCTTGCCTACCTAACGTACCTGAGCGCGGACGGCAACGAGGTAGGCTACGTGCAGGTGTACGCCGACGCAGACGCCATGGAACGCCACATGGAGGGCCTGGAGGACAGACTGAGGCGCCTGGCCGAGTTCATGGACTTTCATCGCTACGAGATATTCGGCAGGCCTAGCGACGAGACGCTACACAGACTAAGACAGGCTGCCGGACCGGGCGTCACCCTCACCGAGATGCCGGAGTACATCAGCGGCTATATCAGGTTGCTCTCTATCTGAGCTGCGGCCGCTGCCCTGGGAGCCGGACGCACCGGGCCGTGACGAGCCTAACCCGAACTCGCCAGGCCTCGGTGCGCCGAGACCGTCAGGAACCCGATGACCCGTTGGCCTGGCGCCCCGCGTGCGCGTCGAGCACGTCCCGGTGCTGCTCCAGGGCGTGCCAGCCTTCTTCCGAGAGCCGGTAGAGGCCGTGGCCCAGGCGTTCGAACCATCCGTAGTGGTTGCGATACAGGATGGACTGCGTCTTGGCCCCGCAGCCGAGTTCCCTCAGGCGGCGCGGCGTGCACTCGCCCTCGGTGGCGAGTGCCATCGCCGTCCTGAGGACCTCCTCGCGGTAGGCGGTCATTAACTTGCGGCCGGTGCTGCCGCCTAGATTGTGGTCGCCCGACCGTCCCTGCATCTCTCCGATGATGGCGCGACGCCGCGCCCGACTTCGCCTGCGGCTGTGAGGCAAGGGATGGCAGACGACCTCCACCGTCGCGCCCTCCGAGTCAGTGGAGACGAGCATGAGACCCAGCTCCAGTCTCCGCAGTAGGGCAAGTGTCCGTTTCCAGCGACCTCGCTGCCGTCGCCCCGAGGGACGAGGCACGGCCAGATAGACGGAGTCGGTGAGTGCCTGGCGCTGCACCGCCTGGGCCAGCAGATCTACCGAGAGGTGGCGCTTCAGTTCCACCACTACCAGGCTAGGCTCCCCCGGCGAGCCAGGTTCCTGGGCGCGGACGGCGGTGACGTCGCACCCGGCCACCTCGCCCTGGACGGTGAAACCCTGGGCCACCAGGTAGTCCCGCACCGGGGCATACAGGTCGGTCTCTCGCTTGGGTGGCACTGCCTGCTCCCCTCTTGAGTGACGCGGGGATGGTTTTCGCCTCCTTCCCGCAGGCGGTATGATACCCGCCACCGACGACCGAGCGCACGTCGGCCCTGGGAGCCGCCCTAGGCCGCGGCTGCGTAAAGGGGGAACACATGGAGCAGGACCTCTCCCGGTTCACGGTACACCTCCTGGGCAACGCCCACATAGACCTGGTGTACCGCTGGCGGCTGAACGAGGTGATCGAGAGGGTGGCCCCAGATACCTTCACCGGTGTGCTGGCGCTGATGAAGCGGGACCCCGACTTCACTTTCGTGCAGAGCCAGATGGCCCTCTACCAAGCCATGCAAGAGCACCACCCGGAGCTGTACCGAAAGATCGAGGAGGCCGTGCAGGACGGGCGCTGGGCCGTGGTGGGGGGATGGGCCGAGTACGACCACATGCTGACCGGCGACGAGAGCATCATTCGTCACTACCTCCTCGGCACCCAGTACATGCGGGCTCAGGGGCTGGCCCAGCGCATCGTGGTGGACTGGTGCCCGGACTCTTTCTCCGGCCACGCCCACACCCTGCCTACCATCATGGCTGGGTGCGGCATCAGGTACCTCCTGATGATTAGGGCCACGCCCCAGGGCATGCCGGCGTTCATCTGGGAAGGGCCGGACGGCTCGCAGGTGCTGACTTGCCGGGCGCCTCTGGGGTATGGGATCGCCCTCTCCCCCTCCGTGCTGGACGTTCTCCCCGAATGGGAGCGGGTCACGGGGCTGACCGACGTACTCGTTCTCTACGGCATGGGCGACCACGGAGGCGGCCCCCGCCAGGGCGACCTCGACGCTCTGGCCGACATGCAGTCGCGGCCGGGTGCGCCCCGGTTCGTCCATAGCCTGCCCGAGCCCTTCTTCCAGACATTGGGATGGCGCATGGCGGAGGCAGGGGAGCGGGACGGCCGCTCCTACGTATTCCGGGGAGAGCTTCTGGACGTCTCTCGGGGTCCGTTCACATCGGAGGGACGCAACAAGCGGCGCATCGTGGCGTTGCAGCACGATCTCCTGACGGCGGAGCGCCTGGCGTCGTTGTCTTCGCTGCTGCAGCGCAAGCCAGTGTGTCCCCGGGTGGACTTCGACCGTATCTGGCAGGCGCTGCTGCGGCATCAGTTCCACGACGACATCCCCGGCACCTCCCGTCACCCAGTCTATCTGGACAACGAGCGCGAGTACGAGAGCATCGGCCGGGAGATTGAGGAGATTGCTCTGACGGCCATGGGCGAGGTGGGGGCCCGGCTAGATACGCGCGGTGAAGGCCAGCCGGTGATCGTGTTCAACCCGCTGGCGTGGGAGCGCACCGGGCCCGCTCTGGCTACCCTCCGGATGGCCGAGGCTCCGGGCAGGCTGGCCGTGGTGGACGAGAGCGGCGGCCTTCAGCCCGCCCAGGTGGTGTCTCACCATCACGAAGGCCCCTGGCACATGGTGGACGTCGCCTTCACCGCCAGGGAGGTGCCTCCGGTAGGCTATCGCCTCTACCGCGTCCTCGAGGCCGTCGCTGTTGAGCCTGAGTCGGACCTGCGAGTGGGCCAGAGCACCATCGAGAACCAGTTTCTGCGAGTCACAATGGACGAGCGGAGCGGCAACGTCAGCAGTATCTTCGACAAGCGCCGGGGCGTGGAAGTGCTATCCGGCCCCAGCAACGCCCTCCAGTTGCTGGGCGAGGACCCGAGCAAGTCCAGCGCCTGGATCATGTGGCCCACGGGGGAAACGGAGGAGCTGGACCGGGCCGACCAGGTGAGGCTGTTGGAGGCGGGGCCAGCCCGTGCCACTCTAAGCGCGTCCTCCTACTGGCGGGATTCCCACTTTGAGCGACAGGTCACCCTGTGCAGCGGCGTGCCGGTGGTGTTCTTCCGCTGCGTCTGTCACTGGTACGAGCGCGAGGCGGCGCTGAAGGTGGCCTTTCGACTGGACGCACCTGAGGCCGTGGCCACCTACGACGTGCCCTTCGGGTCCATCGAGCGCCCGACGAACGGTCAGGAGGTGCCTGCGCACCGTTGGGCGGACTTGAGCGGGCCTTCTGGAGGCGCCGCCCTGCTCAATCGCGGCTGCTTCGGCCACGATGCCGAGAAGGGCACCTTGCGGCTGACTCTTTTGCGTGGCATCGGCGACTTGGACCCCCTGGCTGACGAGGGCGAGCACGAGATCGTGTATGCCCTGTATCCTCATGCAGGGGGCTGGCAGTCGGCGGAAGTAGTCCGGCGGGGGATGGAGTTCAACCTACCTTTCGTCTCCCGGCGGGAGATGAAGCGCTCCGGCGTGATTTCGCCCTGGGGGGCGCCGGGGCTCAAGGCGGCGCTCCCGCCGTCGCTCGGGCTGGTGGAGGTAGGGCCGGCCAACGTAGTGTTGACGGCGCTGAAGTTGGAGCAGGGCCAGTGGACCCGAGGAGCCCTCATCCTGCGTCTGTACGAGGCTCATGGCCAGGAGACCACCGCTTGCCTCCGGTTCCCGGAGCCGGTGGCCCTGGTGCAGGAGACCAATCACCTGGAGGAAAGCAAGGCGGAGGGGCGGGTGCGGTGGCAGGACAACGAGATCGCCTTGCACTTCCGTCCCCACGAGATCCGCACCATCCGGGTTGAACTGGCCGTCTACGGGCTGGGGTTGGATACCGAGGCCTGCGGCGATGCCCGTGGGTTGGAGAACGGATAGGAGCGCGCTGGTGTCGGCCGACGCGCGCCGGAATGACGACGAAGGAGGAGGATCATGGACGACCCAGCACGGGCGGTCGGCTTGCATGCCGCTGCTATCACCGTGGACCTGACTCCGCCGGTCGGGTACTACCTGGGCGGCTACGGGGACCGAAAAGACCCTAGTAATGCCGTCCGCGACCCACTGCGCGGGCGTCTCCTTCTGCTCGACAACGGAGAGACCCGTCTGGTCCTGGTCACGCTGGACCTGCTTAGCATCCAGTGGCAGTCCACCCAACAGATCCGGCGGGGCCTGGAGGAGCGCATCGGCGTGCCGCCGGCCCATGTGCTTGTCAACTACTCCCATACCCACGCCGGGCCAGACGTGTTGCGCTACGACGGCTACGTCTCCCAGGTAGTGGAGAAGGTGATCGGCGCCGGCCAGGAAGCGTCGTCCTTGCTCGAGCCGGTTACCATCGTCTACGACGAGGACGCCATCGAGTTCAACATCAACCGCCGTCTCAAGGGCTCCGACGGGACGGTGCGGATGGCCCCGAATCCCGAGGGACCAGTGGACCGGCGGGTGCGGGTGCTGAGAGTGCAGAGGGAGGATGGTTCCCCCTTGGCTATCTTGTTCCACGCGGTCTGTCACGCCAATGCTCTGCGGGCCGACAACCTGGCTATCTCGGCGGACTTCCCTGGGGTGGCGCAGGACTTCCTCAGGGCAGTCTTCGGCCCGTTCTGTGTTCCCATGTTCATCCAGGGATGTACGGGCAACGTCAGGGCCAATCTCCCGGGCGAAACCGGCTTCCGCAGCGCTGACGAGGCCGACCTGCTCTGGTGCGGCTACTCGCTCGGGGCGGCCGCTGCGAGAGCCGCGGCTCGGGCCGCCACCCGGGAGAGGGTCGCGGCCGGAGTCCTGGGTGCGGCTCTTGGCGGGGTGGACCGGATTTTGCCGCTGCCCGGGCGCGAGGCGGGCATGGTGGACTACCCCGTCCAGGCGGTTCGCATCGGGAGCCTGCTGCTCATAGGCCTGCCCGGTGAACCGGTGGTGGACTATGCCCTTCGGCTGGAGCAAATGCTCGAAGGCTGGCAGCAGATAGTGGTGGCCGGCTACTGCAACGCCCGCAGCCGCTATTTGGCCACCGCCCAGCACTATGCAGAGGGCGGGTACGAGGCCCTGGCTCGCAGCTCGCCCTATGCGCCCGAGGCGGAGGAAGTGCTGCTTGCAGCCGTGACGGACCTGGTACAGACGCTCTAGGAGACGGTGAGCATGTATGACCTTGTGATCCGCGGAGGAATCGTAGTGGACCCCTCTCAGGGCCTGCACCAGCGGGCCGACGTCGCCGTAAGCGACGGGGTGGTGGAGGCAGTGGAACGGCAGGTGCGGGGCGCCGCCCGGCGCGATCTGGACGCCTCTGGCCTCATCGTCACCCCGGGGCTGGTGGACATACACGTCCACGGGCTGCCAGGGGTGTCGCACTACGGGATTGACCTGGATCGCGCCGCCCTGGGGACCGGCGTGACCACGGCGGTGGACGCGGGCACGACCGGGCGCTGCACCTGGCCTGCCATGCGCCGCTATGTGCTGGAGCGATCCTGCCTGGACCTCTATGCGCTTCTCAACATAAGCGGAATGGGGCTGATCAGCGATTCGGTGGGCGAGGGGACGGACTTGCGCTGGCTGGACGTGGCCGCCTGCACTGCCATAGCCAACGACAATCGGGACAGGGTCCTGGGGGTGAAGGTGCGCCAGGACCTGGCCCGGGTGGGCGACAATGGACTGGAGCCGCTGCGTCGGGCCGTGGCTGCTGCTGAGTGGCTAGATCTGCCGGTGATGGTACACGTGGGCAGGCTACCCGCCCCACTGGCGGAGTTGCTTGCCCTCCTCCGGCCCGGAGACATTGTCACTCACGCCTTCCACGGGTGGCCGGGGGGAATCCTGGGCCAGGACGGCCGCGTGCTGCCTGAGGCGCGGGCGGCGGCGGACCGAGGTATCGTCTTCGACGTGGGCCACGGCGCCGGCAGCTTCTCCTTCCCGGTGATAGAGGCCAGCCTGGAGCAGGGCTTCCTGCCGGGGACTATCAGCAGCGACCTGCAC
Protein-coding regions in this window:
- a CDS encoding DMT family protein translates to MPPPCAERRGGHRVKTVLLLAVSNLFMTLAWYGHLKYKSAPLLRVIVISWMIAFVEYCFQVPANRIGHGQFSAAQLKTMQEAITLVIFSGFSVLYLKESLRWNYILGFLLIVAAVFVIFKKW
- a CDS encoding DUF2188 domain-containing protein, coding for MAKKEAVKKNVVVSARRDGTWAVKREGARCATKTLDTREEAEAFARQLAAEEGVEVIVEG
- a CDS encoding alpha-mannosidase produces the protein MEQDLSRFTVHLLGNAHIDLVYRWRLNEVIERVAPDTFTGVLALMKRDPDFTFVQSQMALYQAMQEHHPELYRKIEEAVQDGRWAVVGGWAEYDHMLTGDESIIRHYLLGTQYMRAQGLAQRIVVDWCPDSFSGHAHTLPTIMAGCGIRYLLMIRATPQGMPAFIWEGPDGSQVLTCRAPLGYGIALSPSVLDVLPEWERVTGLTDVLVLYGMGDHGGGPRQGDLDALADMQSRPGAPRFVHSLPEPFFQTLGWRMAEAGERDGRSYVFRGELLDVSRGPFTSEGRNKRRIVALQHDLLTAERLASLSSLLQRKPVCPRVDFDRIWQALLRHQFHDDIPGTSRHPVYLDNEREYESIGREIEEIALTAMGEVGARLDTRGEGQPVIVFNPLAWERTGPALATLRMAEAPGRLAVVDESGGLQPAQVVSHHHEGPWHMVDVAFTAREVPPVGYRLYRVLEAVAVEPESDLRVGQSTIENQFLRVTMDERSGNVSSIFDKRRGVEVLSGPSNALQLLGEDPSKSSAWIMWPTGETEELDRADQVRLLEAGPARATLSASSYWRDSHFERQVTLCSGVPVVFFRCVCHWYEREAALKVAFRLDAPEAVATYDVPFGSIERPTNGQEVPAHRWADLSGPSGGAALLNRGCFGHDAEKGTLRLTLLRGIGDLDPLADEGEHEIVYALYPHAGGWQSAEVVRRGMEFNLPFVSRREMKRSGVISPWGAPGLKAALPPSLGLVEVGPANVVLTALKLEQGQWTRGALILRLYEAHGQETTACLRFPEPVALVQETNHLEESKAEGRVRWQDNEIALHFRPHEIRTIRVELAVYGLGLDTEACGDARGLENG
- a CDS encoding amidohydrolase/deacetylase family metallohydrolase, with protein sequence MYDLVIRGGIVVDPSQGLHQRADVAVSDGVVEAVERQVRGAARRDLDASGLIVTPGLVDIHVHGLPGVSHYGIDLDRAALGTGVTTAVDAGTTGRCTWPAMRRYVLERSCLDLYALLNISGMGLISDSVGEGTDLRWLDVAACTAIANDNRDRVLGVKVRQDLARVGDNGLEPLRRAVAAAEWLDLPVMVHVGRLPAPLAELLALLRPGDIVTHAFHGWPGGILGQDGRVLPEARAAADRGIVFDVGHGAGSFSFPVIEASLEQGFLPGTISSDLHVYNVHGPVYDLPTVMAKFLWLGLSLEEVVGRVTVEAARAVRLDTVAGSLAPGRRADVTLLQEIEGRFRFDDCFGNKRVAERTLVPRRVVLGGEVLPAATAAPWR